Within the Deltaproteobacteria bacterium genome, the region GTCGTGCCGCACCAGCATCTCGCGCGCGATCTCGGCGTAGCGCGGTTCGTCGGGCTCGGCCAAGGCGCCGAGGTCGAGCGAGAAGGTGTAGGCGGCGACCAGCGCGAGCACGAACAGCACCTTCGCCCACAGCGGTAGCCACGGGGCAGGCGTCGCGCCGGGCGCCGCGGCTGCCGGCGTGATTGCTTCAGTGCCCATCTCTGCCTCGATCATACTTGGGTCGCTACCGTTCCGTGCCGGCCGGCGATCGGCCGAGGCTGTAAGTCATGTACCGGCAATGCCGCCCGGTCGAGTCGCGCGGCCTCGGCATCCAAGCGAACGAACATCACCTCCGCTCTTAAAGCCGCCAGCAACTCGGCGAACAGGCCGAGGTGTGCCATGCCCTCGACCTCGGCGTGAATCGTGTGCACGTTCAGGCCGTCGCGCAGGCAGCTGCGGTAATGGCGGATGAGGGCGGCGGGCTCGGTGCTGACCTCACCGTAGGTTTCATCCAAGGTCGGCCAGGTGCTGGGGATCTCGGGCGTGGCGAACACCCGGCTGCCCAGCCGTGCGCGGTAAGGCATCAGCCCGCGAGTGTCGCTGTGGTAGAGCAAGCCGGCTTCATCCTCGCATGCGAGGCTATTCGCCGTGCACTGCCAGCCCGGGGCCGCAAACGAGCGTGGCCGATGGCCGAGGATGTCGGCGTAGACTTCGCACCCGCGGCGGAATTCGGCGCGCACCTGCGCCAGCGACAACCGCGGTAGTCGATCCTGCCAGTAGACGTGATCGTAACCGTGTACGCCGACCTCATGCCCGGCCGCCTCCAGTTCTCGCAGCTGCTGCGGAAACGCGCGCGCGATCTGCGGCCCCGGCAGCAGCGTCCCGTACAGCACGGTGCGCCAGCCATACATGCCGACCGCGTTGGTGCGCCGCATCTTGGCGAGAAAACCCGGCCGCATAATGCGCCGAATCGCCCGCCCCGAGTGGTCCGGCCCGCAGGCAACGAAGAAGCTCGCCGGCAGCTGCAGCCGGGCGAACAGCTGCTGCAGCGCGGGCACGCCGCGTTGCAAGCCGGCGTGAGTGTCGACGTCAACCTTGAGAGCCAGCCGAGCTGTCACGGTCAGCCTTGCGCGAAAAGAAGCGAGTCAGGACGGCATGCTGCGGAACCACTCGATGGTGCGCCGCAGCCCGTCGGCGAGCTTAGTGTCCGCCTTCACCCCCAGTACCTGTTCCATCTTGGAATTATCCGGCACCCGGCGGGGAATGTCTTCGTAGCTGGAGCCGTAGACCGCCTCTTGGGTGACGAACTTGATGGTGGAGCGCGAGCCGGCGATGCGGATCATGGTTTCGGCCAACTCCAGGATCGAGGTTTCCACCGCGGTGCCGATGTTGAAGACGTCGCCGTCGGTGTCGGGCGCCACGCCCGCCGCCACCGTGGCGCGCACGGCGTCGTCAACGTAGGTGAAGCAGCGCGTCTGTTGGCCGTCGCCGATCACCGTCAGCGGCTGGTGGCGCAGCACCTGGCCCATGAAGATGGTGATGATGCGGCCGACGTCGAGCTTGTCGAGCCGCGGGCCATAGACGTTGAAGTAGCGCGTGATCGTCACCGGCAGGCCCATCTTGTGGTAGGCGAAGCAGAAGTGCTCGCCGACCGCCTTCGAGGTCGAGTAGCACCAGCGATCGATGCGGGTGGAGCCGAGCACGCGGTCATCATCCTCGCGCCAGGGCACCTTGGGGTTACGGCCGTAGACTTCGGAGGTGGAACCGAACACCACCTTCTTGCCGTGCTTGAAAGCGAGCTTGAGCACGTTCTGGGTGCCGTTGACGTTGACGTTGAGCACCTCGTAAGGGTCGCCGACGTAGTACTCGACGCCGACCACCGCAGCGAGGTGATAGACCAAGTCGGCGCGGGCGATCAGCCCTTCGAGAATCTCGCTGTTGAAGACGCTGTCGCGGATGTAGTGAAAGCCGCGCTTGGTCATGAGGTGGCGGACCTTGTTGACGCTGCCGGTGTCGAGGATGCTGACCTCGTCGCCGCGCGCCAGCAAGGCCTCGGAGAGGTGGGAGCCGACGAAACCGCCGCCGCCGGTAATGAGAACTTTCATGTCAGCATCGCTCCTCGGGTGATGCCGTGCCGGCGCGCGCACTCGGCCGCCGGCGCATCGCCCTGGTCGCCTTCCAGTTGCGCGCGCGTGATGCGCAGCACCCCGTCGCCGGTCTGCACGAGCAGGCCATCGTCCGTGCCCAGCACCTGCCCGGCCGGTGCCGCTACCGCCGGCGCCTCAACGCGCTGGGCTTGCCAGACCAGGAGCTTGCGCTCGCCCCAGTATCCGAATGCGCCGGGGTACGGGTGGGTCACCGCCCGCACCAAATTGCGGATGGTCGTGGCATCGCGGGTCCAGCTGATGCGGCCATCGTCCGCTTTGCGCCCGCCGAAATAGCTGGCGCAGCGCTGATCCTGCGGCCGGCGCGGCGCCCGGCCGGCGCGCAACAAGGGATAGGTCTCGCGCAGCAGGCAGGCGGCAGCATCGGTGAGTTTGCGAAACAAGGTGAGGGCAGTGTCATCGTCGTCGATGGCGACGGCGCGCTGAGCGACGATGTCGCCGCGGTCGGGCTTGACCTCCATGTAGTGCAAGGTCACGCCAGTCTCGCGCTCGCCGTGGATCAGCACCCAGTTCACTGGGCAGCGGCCGCGGTAGCGCGGCAGCAACGAGCCGTGGAGGTTGAGCGCGCCCGCGGGCGGAATCGCCAGCAGCTCGGCCCCGAGCAGCTGGCGGTAATAGAAGGAGAAGATGAAGTCCGGCGCCCACTGG harbors:
- a CDS encoding formyltransferase, giving the protein MHSVVFAYHDIGYVCLQELLATGDPIAAVFTHDDDPGETVWFRSVRALAEEHAIPVFAPPNVNTSEWLARVRQWAPDFIFSFYYRQLLGAELLAIPPAGALNLHGSLLPRYRGRCPVNWVLIHGERETGVTLHYMEVKPDRGDIVAQRAVAIDDDDTALTLFRKLTDAAACLLRETYPLLRAGRAPRRPQDQRCASYFGGRKADDGRISWTRDATTIRNLVRAVTHPYPGAFGYWGERKLLVWQAQRVEAPAVAAPAGQVLGTDDGLLVQTGDGVLRITRAQLEGDQGDAPAAECARRHGITRGAMLT
- a CDS encoding 4-deoxy-4-formamido-L-arabinose-phosphoundecaprenol deformylase, coding for MTARLALKVDVDTHAGLQRGVPALQQLFARLQLPASFFVACGPDHSGRAIRRIMRPGFLAKMRRTNAVGMYGWRTVLYGTLLPGPQIARAFPQQLRELEAAGHEVGVHGYDHVYWQDRLPRLSLAQVRAEFRRGCEVYADILGHRPRSFAAPGWQCTANSLACEDEAGLLYHSDTRGLMPYRARLGSRVFATPEIPSTWPTLDETYGEVSTEPAALIRHYRSCLRDGLNVHTIHAEVEGMAHLGLFAELLAALRAEVMFVRLDAEAARLDRAALPVHDLQPRPIAGRHGTVATQV
- a CDS encoding NAD-dependent epimerase/dehydratase family protein; its protein translation is MKVLITGGGGFVGSHLSEALLARGDEVSILDTGSVNKVRHLMTKRGFHYIRDSVFNSEILEGLIARADLVYHLAAVVGVEYYVGDPYEVLNVNVNGTQNVLKLAFKHGKKVVFGSTSEVYGRNPKVPWREDDDRVLGSTRIDRWCYSTSKAVGEHFCFAYHKMGLPVTITRYFNVYGPRLDKLDVGRIITIFMGQVLRHQPLTVIGDGQQTRCFTYVDDAVRATVAAGVAPDTDGDVFNIGTAVETSILELAETMIRIAGSRSTIKFVTQEAVYGSSYEDIPRRVPDNSKMEQVLGVKADTKLADGLRRTIEWFRSMPS